One segment of Geomonas ferrireducens DNA contains the following:
- a CDS encoding glycosyltransferase, translated as MTPYLSIVVPVYNEEGNLENLMGRLYPVLKGMGRPFEIIFTDDGSRDRSLEILKRLAGSHPEVRVIEFNGNFGQHMAILAAFEISRGEIVVTLDADLQNPPEEIPKLVAEMEKGHDVVGTIRMKRQDTFFRKSASRLVNMTTRKMTGMKMTDYGCMLRAYHRNVVNNINRCGEASTFIPALAQTFASSPSEITVAHAERSEGESKYSLYKLVRLNFDLMTGFSVVPLQLFALTGIITSLGAVAFAVFLIVRRFLVGAEVEGVFTLFAILFFFLGITIFGIGIVGEYVGRIYQEVRRRPRYVVRRIHGGSDEG; from the coding sequence ATGACCCCGTACCTCTCCATAGTGGTTCCCGTCTATAACGAGGAAGGGAACCTGGAAAACCTGATGGGGCGCCTCTACCCCGTGCTCAAGGGAATGGGACGTCCTTTCGAGATCATCTTCACCGACGACGGCAGCCGCGACCGTTCCCTGGAGATCCTCAAGCGCCTGGCGGGGAGCCACCCCGAGGTGCGCGTGATCGAGTTCAACGGCAACTTCGGTCAGCACATGGCCATCCTCGCGGCCTTCGAGATCAGCCGCGGCGAGATCGTGGTCACCCTGGACGCCGACCTGCAGAATCCGCCCGAGGAGATCCCCAAGCTCGTGGCCGAGATGGAAAAAGGGCACGACGTGGTGGGCACCATCCGGATGAAGCGCCAGGACACCTTCTTCCGCAAGAGCGCCTCGCGCCTGGTCAACATGACCACGCGCAAGATGACCGGCATGAAGATGACCGACTATGGCTGCATGCTGAGGGCCTACCACCGAAACGTGGTGAACAACATCAACCGCTGCGGCGAGGCGAGCACCTTCATCCCCGCCCTCGCACAGACCTTCGCCTCCAGCCCGAGCGAGATCACCGTGGCGCATGCCGAGCGCAGCGAAGGGGAAAGCAAGTACTCGCTCTACAAGCTCGTGCGTCTGAACTTCGACCTCATGACCGGTTTCTCGGTGGTGCCTCTGCAGCTTTTCGCCCTCACCGGGATCATCACCTCGCTCGGCGCCGTCGCCTTTGCCGTCTTCCTTATCGTCAGGCGCTTCCTGGTCGGCGCGGAGGTCGAAGGTGTCTTCACCCTTTTCGCCATCCTGTTCTTCTTCCTGGGCATCACCATCTTCGGGATAGGTATCGTCGGTGAGTATGTGGGGAGGATCTACCAGGAGGTGCGGCGCAGGCCGCGCTACGTGGTGCGCAGGATACACGGAGGAAGCGATGAAGGATAA
- a CDS encoding undecaprenyl-diphosphatase: protein MLYADLTLFHLVNGLAGKTAVLDTAMVCIAKYGPLLFALILLRTWLAHPDTPEAKMANRTAVIHAICSAMIGLGMNQVIGHFYFRPRPYAEHAVALLLDRSPDPSFPSDHSTGGFSLASSLFLADKKTGALSLGFAALLAFSRVYTGAHYPLDVVGGAVTGILATALVHASRKRLEPVTRFVLSVWDRKVRL from the coding sequence ATGCTCTACGCAGATCTCACGCTTTTTCACCTGGTTAACGGCCTCGCCGGCAAAACCGCGGTACTCGATACCGCCATGGTCTGCATCGCGAAATACGGTCCGCTGCTTTTCGCCCTTATCCTTTTGAGGACCTGGCTTGCCCACCCCGATACCCCGGAAGCCAAGATGGCGAACCGGACTGCCGTGATCCATGCGATCTGCTCTGCGATGATCGGACTTGGGATGAACCAGGTGATAGGACATTTCTATTTCCGGCCACGCCCCTACGCGGAACACGCCGTAGCACTGCTGCTGGACCGATCACCCGATCCATCCTTTCCCAGCGACCACTCAACTGGCGGCTTTTCACTCGCCTCCTCGCTTTTTCTAGCCGACAAAAAGACGGGTGCTCTGTCCTTAGGGTTTGCCGCCTTGCTTGCCTTCTCTCGTGTCTACACCGGGGCCCATTATCCGTTGGATGTCGTTGGTGGTGCAGTTACCGGGATACTTGCCACCGCTTTGGTCCACGCCTCAAGAAAACGGCTGGAGCCCGTAACCCGATTCGTCCTGAGCGTCTGGGACAGGAAGGTCAGGTTATAG
- a CDS encoding DegT/DnrJ/EryC1/StrS family aminotransferase: MRSEFLPFSTPTIDDAEIAEVVDSLKSGWITTGPKVKRFEEQFRSYVGAPFAVPLSSATAGLHLTLLALKFQEGDEVITTPMTFASTVSICVLCGLKPVLVDIEPGTLNLDVTKVREKITPRTRAIIPVHFAGQPCDMDPIFELAREFDLTVIEDAAHAAGTEYKGRRIGSLDSISIFSFHPNKNITTGEGGMVCTPDEALAEEVSLLKFHGMSREAWKRFAASGTPNYDIVLPGFKYNMMDIQAAIGIHQLPKLDGFIDRRTEIAHFYNAAFADVAELCLPAYAPYQQRHAWHLYTPLVKIEHLSIDRDGFMAKLKELNIGSGLHYKAVHQHSWYQANLPQPEGSLPNADYASGRILSLPLFPKMTAADASDVVEAVKTVIARNRK, encoded by the coding sequence GTGCGCAGCGAGTTTCTGCCCTTTTCCACTCCGACCATCGACGACGCAGAGATCGCCGAGGTGGTCGATTCCCTAAAATCCGGTTGGATCACCACCGGCCCGAAAGTGAAACGCTTCGAGGAGCAGTTCCGCTCCTATGTCGGGGCGCCGTTCGCGGTCCCCCTCTCCTCGGCCACAGCGGGGCTCCACCTGACTCTGCTGGCACTCAAGTTCCAGGAGGGGGACGAGGTCATCACGACGCCGATGACCTTCGCCTCCACGGTGAGCATCTGCGTGCTGTGCGGGCTGAAGCCGGTCCTCGTGGACATTGAGCCAGGGACCCTCAACCTGGACGTGACAAAAGTACGCGAGAAGATCACCCCCCGCACCAGGGCCATCATCCCGGTGCACTTCGCCGGGCAGCCCTGCGACATGGACCCGATTTTCGAGCTCGCCCGCGAGTTCGATCTCACCGTCATCGAAGACGCGGCCCACGCCGCCGGGACCGAGTACAAGGGGCGCAGGATCGGCTCCCTGGACAGCATCTCCATCTTCTCCTTCCACCCGAACAAGAACATCACCACCGGCGAAGGCGGCATGGTCTGCACGCCTGACGAGGCTCTTGCCGAGGAAGTGTCCCTGCTCAAATTTCACGGCATGAGCCGCGAGGCGTGGAAGCGCTTCGCCGCGAGCGGGACGCCAAACTACGACATCGTGCTCCCGGGCTTCAAGTACAACATGATGGACATCCAGGCGGCCATCGGCATCCACCAGCTTCCAAAGCTCGACGGCTTCATCGACCGGCGCACCGAGATCGCCCATTTCTACAACGCGGCCTTCGCCGACGTGGCCGAACTCTGCCTTCCGGCGTACGCCCCGTACCAGCAGCGACACGCCTGGCATCTCTACACGCCGCTGGTCAAGATCGAGCACCTTTCCATCGACCGCGACGGCTTCATGGCGAAACTTAAGGAGCTCAACATCGGCAGCGGGCTGCACTACAAGGCGGTACACCAGCATTCCTGGTACCAGGCCAACCTGCCGCAGCCCGAAGGTTCGCTCCCGAACGCCGACTACGCCTCGGGCCGCATCCTGTCGCTGCCGCTCTTCCCGAAGATGACCGCCGCGGACGCAAGCGACGTGGTCGAGGCGGTGAAGACCGTGATAGCAAGGAACCGCAAATGA
- a CDS encoding polysaccharide deacetylase family protein yields the protein MPENSNETVALKVDVDTFCGTRDGIPNLLRILDEFGVRATFYFSFGPDNSGKAVRRLLHKGFLAKMLRTKAPAMYGLKTMLYGTLLPAPMIGQGLPDVIRSVRDAGHEVGIHCWDHVNWHDHLHRFTPEQVEAALERAASTFETIFSCRARTSAAPGWTVSSTSLETQDAMGFAYCSDTRGDSPFYPILAGKRFKTLQIPSTWPTMDELIGENGVTAATVNDVYLARLRPGLNVHTIHAELEGHAMVNTFRELLTSLSKRGVRFITLREAANEYGASAPPCKVEMGTIAGRAMPVALQKPSF from the coding sequence ATGCCTGAAAACAGCAACGAAACTGTTGCCCTGAAAGTCGACGTCGATACCTTTTGCGGCACCCGCGACGGCATTCCGAACCTGCTGCGCATCCTGGACGAGTTCGGGGTGCGCGCCACGTTCTATTTCTCCTTCGGCCCCGACAACTCCGGCAAGGCGGTGCGTCGCCTGCTGCACAAGGGTTTTCTCGCCAAGATGCTGCGTACCAAGGCGCCCGCCATGTACGGGCTGAAGACCATGCTCTACGGCACCCTGCTCCCCGCCCCGATGATCGGCCAAGGACTGCCGGACGTCATCAGGAGCGTGAGGGATGCGGGGCACGAGGTGGGGATCCACTGCTGGGACCACGTCAACTGGCACGACCATCTGCACCGGTTCACCCCGGAACAGGTTGAAGCTGCGCTGGAACGTGCCGCTTCAACCTTCGAGACGATCTTTAGCTGCCGCGCCCGGACCAGTGCGGCGCCCGGGTGGACGGTCAGCTCCACTTCCCTTGAGACCCAGGACGCCATGGGCTTCGCCTATTGCAGCGATACGAGGGGAGATTCCCCCTTCTATCCGATCCTCGCCGGAAAGCGGTTCAAGACGCTGCAGATCCCTTCAACCTGGCCCACCATGGATGAACTGATCGGAGAAAACGGCGTGACTGCCGCCACGGTGAACGACGTTTACCTTGCCCGTCTGCGTCCCGGACTCAACGTTCACACCATCCACGCCGAACTCGAGGGGCACGCCATGGTCAACACCTTCCGGGAACTCCTTACGTCGCTGTCAAAGCGAGGTGTACGCTTCATCACACTCCGCGAGGCTGCCAACGAGTACGGAGCAAGCGCCCCCCCGTGCAAGGTCGAGATGGGGACCATCGCCGGCAGAGCCATGCCGGTTGCCCTGCAAAAGCCTTCGTTTTGA
- a CDS encoding bifunctional UDP-4-keto-pentose/UDP-xylose synthase — protein sequence MKVLILGVNGFIGNALTHRILTTTDWEVYGLDMACDKLERSMGHPRFHFLEGDITINKEWIEYNIKKCDVVLPLVAIATPVTYVKDPLRVFELDFEENLKVIRQCAKYNKRIIFPSTSEVYGMSPDREFDEETSPLMLGPINKERWIYSCAKQMLDRVIYAYGAHEGLRYTLFRPFNWIGPKLDSISTAKEGSSRVLTQFLYNILAGEPIQLVDGGEQRRSFTYIEDGIDCLMRIIENRDGCAEAGIFNIGNPDNDLSVKELAEKLLELVGQYPGYEERANACRIIEVTSAEFYGKGYQDMLNRVPSVKNAKQRLGWEPSTSVEDALRQTLDFYLIEQRETIQHLL from the coding sequence ATGAAAGTACTGATCCTCGGAGTGAACGGCTTCATCGGCAACGCCCTCACCCACCGTATTCTCACCACCACGGACTGGGAGGTCTACGGCCTCGACATGGCCTGCGACAAACTGGAGCGCTCCATGGGGCACCCGCGCTTTCACTTCCTGGAAGGCGACATCACCATAAACAAGGAGTGGATCGAGTACAACATCAAGAAGTGCGACGTGGTGCTGCCGCTGGTTGCCATCGCGACCCCCGTCACCTACGTGAAGGACCCGCTGCGGGTCTTCGAACTCGACTTCGAGGAGAACCTCAAGGTGATCCGTCAGTGCGCGAAGTACAACAAGCGCATCATCTTCCCCTCCACCTCGGAGGTCTACGGCATGAGCCCGGACCGCGAGTTCGACGAGGAGACTTCCCCGCTCATGCTGGGGCCGATCAACAAGGAACGCTGGATCTACTCCTGCGCGAAACAGATGCTCGACCGCGTCATCTACGCCTACGGCGCCCATGAGGGGTTGCGCTACACCCTGTTCCGTCCCTTCAACTGGATCGGCCCGAAACTCGATTCGATCAGCACAGCGAAAGAGGGGAGCTCCCGCGTCCTGACCCAGTTTCTCTACAACATCCTGGCCGGCGAGCCGATCCAGCTCGTTGACGGCGGCGAACAGCGCCGCTCCTTCACCTACATCGAGGACGGAATCGACTGCCTCATGCGCATCATCGAGAACCGCGACGGCTGCGCCGAAGCAGGCATCTTCAACATCGGTAACCCTGACAACGACCTGTCCGTCAAGGAACTGGCAGAAAAGCTGCTCGAACTGGTAGGGCAGTATCCCGGTTACGAGGAGAGGGCGAATGCGTGCCGCATCATAGAGGTGACCTCCGCCGAGTTTTACGGCAAGGGATACCAGGACATGCTGAACAGGGTCCCCTCGGTGAAGAACGCGAAGCAGCGCCTTGGATGGGAGCCGTCCACCTCCGTGGAAGACGCCTTGAGACAGACCCTCGACTTCTACCTGATTGAGCAGCGGGAAACCATCCAGCACCTTTTGTAA
- a CDS encoding formyltransferase, protein MKDKVVVCAYHNVGYRCLEELIRQGADVRLVFSHEDSANEEIWFDSVRELAARHGIPCVTGSINAAENRERVAALAPDFLLSFYYRNMIEPEVLALARRGALNLHGSYLPKYRGRVPINWAVINGEKQTGATLHYMVEMPDAGEIVDQEAVEIAFEDTAFDVFKKVTEAAVTVLRRTWPQLVAGTAPRIPMDLKAGNYCGGRRPEDGRIDWRLGAERIYNLVRGVTHPYPGAFTTLSGRRVFIWQALPVEGAAEPGRVVSTEPLRVGTGTGLLEIRRLQVEGEAELSGEAFVKKIPCLGELLA, encoded by the coding sequence ATGAAGGATAAGGTCGTCGTCTGCGCCTACCACAACGTGGGCTACCGCTGCCTCGAGGAGCTGATCCGGCAGGGAGCCGACGTCCGTCTCGTCTTCAGCCACGAGGACTCGGCGAACGAGGAGATCTGGTTTGACAGCGTGCGGGAGCTCGCCGCGCGCCACGGCATCCCCTGTGTTACCGGCAGCATCAACGCTGCCGAGAACCGCGAGAGGGTCGCTGCACTCGCCCCCGACTTCCTGCTTTCCTTCTACTACCGCAACATGATCGAGCCGGAGGTGCTCGCCCTTGCGCGGCGCGGCGCCCTCAACCTGCACGGCTCCTACCTCCCGAAGTACCGCGGGCGCGTACCGATCAACTGGGCCGTGATAAACGGCGAGAAGCAAACCGGGGCCACCCTGCATTACATGGTGGAGATGCCCGACGCAGGCGAGATCGTCGACCAGGAAGCGGTGGAGATAGCCTTCGAGGATACCGCCTTCGACGTCTTCAAAAAGGTCACCGAGGCCGCGGTAACCGTGCTGCGCCGGACGTGGCCGCAGCTTGTCGCCGGGACCGCGCCCCGCATCCCCATGGACCTCAAGGCGGGGAACTACTGCGGCGGCCGCCGTCCCGAAGACGGCCGCATAGACTGGCGCCTCGGCGCGGAACGCATCTACAATCTGGTGCGCGGCGTAACCCACCCGTATCCCGGCGCCTTCACCACGTTATCCGGCCGCAGGGTCTTCATCTGGCAGGCGCTTCCGGTGGAAGGGGCGGCTGAACCGGGGCGCGTGGTCTCTACAGAGCCGCTGCGTGTCGGCACCGGCACGGGGCTGCTGGAAATTCGGCGCCTGCAGGTGGAAGGAGAGGCTGAGCTTTCCGGCGAAGCGTTCGTCAAAAAGATCCCCTGCTTAGGCGAGCTCCTCGCCTGA
- a CDS encoding phospholipid carrier-dependent glycosyltransferase — translation MQNPIDFVTRPDASRRRDLLILALLFGVLFLQLLGHFPLIDPDETRYAEIPREMLERGDLITPLLNYVKYFEKPVLLYWLNSLSFTLFGINEFAARLACALSGLGTVLFSYHLGRELFGRRVGMLSALVLGGCTGFLIQSRMNLTDIPLTFTMTVALGSYILAARDADHPRPGYYYLFYLFAALAVLAKGLIGIVLPGAVIFWHLALTRRWRILKEMRLATGIILFLAVAAPWFVVVCQRNPDFFNFFFIHEHFERFLTKVHHRYQPFWYFIPILCGFMIPWSFFIPAALRGCWRERSVHGGESRLFLALWAIIIFLFFSKSNSKLPAYILPVYPALAILIAVLFDKALNGDFRPLRRPALAFGWLLVLLGCASMIYPLVAHRPLVAPIGGLVVGSILLVQGAFSVGAAIRQDPRGLFTGMLLGSVLLFLVAPHFIYPLFVERKSYREPGEIVKKLAGPDAVLVSQGLRQGLSFYSGRRVAIFGGTGEIEFGSKIGDQSAWFLDRTSFLALWDGPRPVYAMILRKYLPELSRDGKASPRILWQSSKHYLVTNR, via the coding sequence ATGCAGAATCCGATTGACTTCGTGACCCGCCCCGACGCGTCGCGCCGCCGTGACCTCCTGATACTTGCCCTTCTCTTTGGTGTACTCTTCCTGCAGTTGCTCGGCCACTTCCCGCTCATCGACCCCGACGAAACCCGCTACGCGGAGATTCCGCGCGAGATGCTGGAGCGCGGCGACCTGATCACCCCGCTGCTGAACTACGTCAAGTACTTCGAAAAACCCGTGCTTCTCTACTGGCTGAACTCCCTCTCCTTCACCTTGTTCGGCATCAACGAGTTTGCCGCCCGCCTAGCCTGCGCCCTGAGTGGACTCGGCACGGTGCTCTTCAGCTACCATCTGGGGCGCGAACTGTTCGGGCGCCGCGTCGGCATGCTAAGCGCCTTGGTCCTCGGAGGCTGCACCGGTTTCCTGATCCAGAGCAGGATGAACCTGACCGACATCCCCCTCACCTTCACCATGACCGTGGCCCTTGGAAGCTACATCCTTGCCGCCAGGGACGCCGACCACCCAAGGCCCGGCTACTATTACCTCTTCTACCTTTTCGCCGCTCTTGCGGTCCTCGCGAAGGGGTTGATCGGTATCGTCCTCCCCGGCGCGGTCATCTTCTGGCACCTCGCGCTGACCCGGCGCTGGCGCATCCTGAAGGAGATGCGTCTTGCAACCGGCATCATACTTTTTCTTGCGGTCGCCGCCCCTTGGTTTGTGGTGGTGTGCCAGCGCAACCCGGATTTCTTCAATTTCTTCTTCATCCACGAGCATTTCGAGCGTTTCCTGACCAAAGTGCACCACCGCTATCAGCCGTTTTGGTACTTCATACCTATTCTGTGCGGCTTCATGATCCCATGGTCCTTCTTCATTCCGGCGGCGCTGCGCGGTTGCTGGCGCGAGCGCTCCGTTCACGGCGGAGAGTCCCGCCTCTTCCTTGCACTCTGGGCCATAATCATCTTCCTGTTTTTTTCCAAGTCGAACTCGAAGTTGCCCGCCTACATCCTGCCGGTCTACCCGGCGCTCGCCATACTGATCGCCGTGCTGTTCGACAAGGCGCTGAACGGTGACTTCCGCCCCCTGCGCCGCCCGGCGCTCGCCTTCGGCTGGCTCCTCGTCCTTTTAGGCTGCGCTTCGATGATTTACCCGCTGGTCGCCCACAGACCGCTCGTCGCCCCGATCGGCGGACTCGTCGTAGGCTCGATACTGCTCGTGCAGGGGGCCTTTTCCGTCGGTGCCGCCATTCGTCAGGACCCGCGCGGACTCTTCACGGGGATGCTGCTCGGCTCGGTCCTGCTATTTCTGGTCGCACCACACTTCATCTATCCGCTCTTCGTGGAGCGTAAATCGTATCGGGAGCCGGGTGAAATCGTGAAAAAACTGGCCGGTCCCGACGCGGTGCTCGTCAGCCAGGGCCTGCGCCAGGGGCTCTCCTTCTACTCGGGGCGCCGCGTGGCGATCTTCGGCGGCACCGGCGAAATCGAATTCGGCAGCAAGATCGGCGACCAGTCCGCCTGGTTCCTCGACCGGACGAGCTTCCTCGCGCTCTGGGACGGACCGAGGCCCGTGTACGCGATGATACTGCGTAAGTACCTGCCCGAACTTTCCCGCGACGGCAAGGCCTCACCGCGCATCCTCTGGCAAAGTTCCAAGCACTACCTCGTAACCAATAGATAA